The Apostichopus japonicus isolate 1M-3 chromosome 1, ASM3797524v1, whole genome shotgun sequence DNA segment aataaaattttgaaatggtaTAATATTTTGAGGTATATCTGTGATTTTGGATTAAATTTCACACATGAATTAAatgactttaatacatttgattaCGCTTATTCAGAATTTAACAAAATATCGTAGTTACCTATCATGGTCTTTACTCACGAGCTTCTCCATCATTCCAGAAAAAATAGTGAGTGAAGAGGAAATCCAGACGAAAATATTAGCTTTGGCTgataaaagaggaacatattgTAAGCTTCTgagtgaaatttgcatttaatTCTGATGAATCTTTTTTGAAATAATAACACTTGCAATGTTTGACATGTTTTGTACCAAACGTGAACTTGAGGCAAACAGCTGAGAGGTCACAGTGAAAATTGTTTAATGTTTATCTGTAAAAACTGCAATTTGCTATCAAAGTGCAACTATAACATCACACTTGTTTGCTTCACATTAAGTAATGGTACAAACTGTGATAATTCAGCTATCAGTATCTCAAATACGCAATGTAGGAATTACACGCAAATATCACAAGGAAGCCCTGTGTATGTTCCTTTCTGCATTATTGTCTAAAATAGAGTTTTCTCTGGACTATCGTACATTCAACAATTGTTAACATGAATTGTATGAATTATATACCCATTAGAAATGTTCAACAATCAGGAAGATGACTGGAGAACGGAGATTAACCTTtaccttacaaaaaaaaaattacattaattttcatattatcaGAAACTAAAGAAACGAAATGGACATTATTCTTTCTAATATTTGCTCGTTACACATGGATACTTATGTTTTAACGTCATTTATTTGAAAGTGCAATGACTTTACGAAGAAACGTCCTAGAGTAATTGCAAACGAAAAGGAAGCAATTCATAACAATCTAGAGTGATGTAAGTATTTACAGGTACATCTACTACTCTACCAGTAAATGTGAACACACTTGAAGTACAATATATAAACCGGTAAAGGTCGGTGGATGCGTGAAATCACAAGTGTTAACATTAAATCAGCAGTTTTACAAtcatgattgcaaaggttattGTAGAAATAGAAGAAATGTTTCTACAAAAGAATACAAAATTGGAAAAGTATTGATGAAAATTAGACGCACGTTTTGCGTCTTCTGTATTTCAGCATTACTGTTGTATATAATTAGTTAAATTTATCTTGATATCTTTGAGGTGGAGATGGGCTTTATGCATGTCTATCGGAGGAATCATTGGAAAATCCTACTTGATTCTTCGGAAAGTTGCAAATAGCAACCCTGAAACCCTTTCGAAACTGTTTATATTTAAAAGCATAAATAAACGGATTGATCACCGAGTTAGAGAATGCCATCAGACGAAATAGTTTATAGAGTGTGTGGCTCGTAGGCACAATTGGTTTCTTGAGGTTTTCAAAAAAGTATGATACTTGATTCGGTGTCCAAAGAACGGTAAAAGCGATGACCACGATAATCAGTACTTGAACAACTTTCTTGCGGGCTTTACTCATAGAATCAGCTTGGACTTGGGTTTGCGATTGGTCTCCTGAGTTGGTTTCTTTTTTTAAGTTGTGAAATATGAGATAGTATGCAAAGATCATAATAACGAGGGGTAAGAAATAAGATATGAGGAACACAAACACACCAACGAATATACCAAGCTCTTCGCTGCTGAAACCGTATCCACAACTGTGAGATTCTGGTAAGTATGGATTGATGAAAAATGCGAAAGCCTCTTGTAGGTTTGGTATAGCCCAGGTCATAAAGATCATAATTTGGACTTTTCTCAGATTAAAATAAAGCGGATAGTGCAACGGATAAACAATGGCAAAAAACCGTTCAAATGTAACACAGACGAGGTTGAATACGGAAGCCGTGACACTAACCCAAAAGAAATGACGGCTGCTGTAGAATCGGCAATAGATCTCAGCCGCAACTCGACTAGACGGCGGTTGACGAATGAGCTGTGCCTCTAAGGGAAACACATTCACAACGAGAAAGAAGGAAGCGGACAAATCCGCCACGGCCAAGCTCAGAATCAAATAGTTTGTTAAGTTGTGTAAGAATCTAGCTCTGAAGATGATAATGCACACGAGGGTGTTACCAATGACCCCTACCACTCCAAGAATAACCATTAATACCACCACCCATAGATCCTCTGCGGCATAAACCTCTGCAGTCGAAGCCTCAGTGGTAACATCATAGTCTGTTGTCAACACCGTTGCCATGATGAAGTTAGACCCTCATCTCTGATTAATCAACCATTTTTATGAACATTTTCTTCATTGTActgaaacgaaaaaaaaaaaaaaacagaaacttgTGAGATATATTTCAACGTTTGGATTTGAATGCTTTAAAATAATTGAATGAACACATGCCAAACACCAGGACGAATCACGGAACGGCAAGAATCAGAAATTAAAGCTTCCAATGCAATCACGGTCAGCATCAGCTGAGAACGTAATtacttataaaacaaaactggaCATGACTGACGTttcgaaaagaaaaaaggtaaGCTACGTGATTTGTTTTTGATGGGGAATTGAGAAATGACAATGAAGCCGTGACTCGGACATAAAAACCTCTTGGcatttaataaatcaaattgacaGGCAATAATTTGACGGTTACTCGGATTAGTTCACACAAACAAAATTCAACGTTATCTAATACATTTACAAGTTTCAGATACATGGGAAGATGAGCATATGACAATGAGAAAGGACTGAAGAGGTAAGAAATGGATATGTGACAAATAAGTAAGAATACGTTAGACATGAACTGCGAAAAGGTTGAGCAATAATTCCATAAAGGCTAATGAACTTAATTAATTCTCTTCATAATTAGCAGAAGGACGGGAAACAATTGTCTATAGTCAAATATATTGTGTGAGTAATTAAAACTTAATAAGACTTCGTATATTTCGTATATCATCATGTGCACTACAACGAAATTTACATCTTTGTGTCCGAAAGACGCGGCACCGAACTCTAACCCAATTAGTTCGATACAACCGTTATTGTGCTAATGCTTACAAGAATATTAACTTGTGATAAATGTTATAACTTTAATGCAGCATTAACGCATCGAGGTCATGGTTTTGTTTAATCCAATTACTCTCCTTGTAAATGACGTAACACAGATTTGCATTGGGCCAAAGCATTTTTCTGTCTGTAATTACGGTACATTGCTTCATGGATCACCTGTACAATGGCGTTCACGAACTGAGTGGTTGATGTACGAGGTATAATTCAGTCTTCGCTTCGAGCATAATTGACTTTAAATTAGGATTTTGTTAAGCAAAATACTTGGATCATTCACACCGAAATAAAACAGTATAAccaattattataattatcgaACATATTAACTCAGCAACAGAGTCAATTGTATGGATTACATAGTGAAACAAATTGATAATTTGGGAGTGTCGATTTGTGACAAGCTTTGTGTTTTCAGTTTTTATGCTTTTGAGGAAATCATTTTGCATAGGTTTGCTCCACTTTAGCCATATTGCATGCAACGCAATAAACACTTTGTACCACATAATAGAAACTGTACGATCCCTTTGTCACATGCGTTAAACGTACAAACAAGGATAGCTGTGTAGGCTACATTAAACACAATTACAGCGATACTGATCTACACAATAGACAAAAGCACAACGGTCAAGTGTTCGCTACACTGTTTAGAATTTGGCTGCCAAACAACATCGATACAACTAGCACGAAACCTGTGTGCGAAACGCTTACGGAGGTCGTGTGGTATACTAAGATAGTTACACTTGCATCGcatgtacatgtttatatagaATTTCCAGAAGCTGTGAAATATTCTTTACAGA contains these protein-coding regions:
- the LOC139971393 gene encoding trace amine-associated receptor 6-like, whose protein sequence is MATVLTTDYDVTTEASTAEVYAAEDLWVVVLMVILGVVGVIGNTLVCIIIFRARFLHNLTNYLILSLAVADLSASFFLVVNVFPLEAQLIRQPPSSRVAAEIYCRFYSSRHFFWVSVTASVFNLVCVTFERFFAIVYPLHYPLYFNLRKVQIMIFMTWAIPNLQEAFAFFINPYLPESHSCGYGFSSEELGIFVGVFVFLISYFLPLVIMIFAYYLIFHNLKKETNSGDQSQTQVQADSMSKARKKVVQVLIIVVIAFTVLWTPNQVSYFFENLKKPIVPTSHTLYKLFRLMAFSNSVINPFIYAFKYKQFRKGFRVAICNFPKNQVGFSNDSSDRHA